The nucleotide window TGCCCTGGCGCAGCTGGTCCATCTGGTCGATATGGTCCATCCACTTCGAGTCAACCGAACGAAGCACGATGACTTTTTCAAACTCACGCATCTGTTCGTCAGTCAACATTTCTTCTTTTTCATCATAGCGCTCTTTCACCTTCGCCATGATCGCTTCAATGATTTCATCCTGCTCTTTGCCGCGAAGGTCTTCAACAGTGATGTCACCTTCATGAAGCAGGCTGCCGTTCACGTAATCGATGATGCTGTTCAGATCCCATCTTTCCATATCTTCGCCTGCTGGCGTATGGGCGGAAACATTGCGCTCCAATGAAGATCTGATCATATTTTCAACGATGCTGCGAAGGTTTTCAGATTCAAGAACCTCATCACGCTGCTTGTAGATGATCTCACGCTGCTGGCGCAGAACATCGTCGTATTGAAGCAGTTGCTTACGGGCATCGAAGTTGTTGCCCTCAACACGTTTTTGCGCAGATTCAACGGCTCTGGATACCATCTTGCTCTGAATTGGCTGGGTATCATCCATGCCAAGTCGTTCCATCATTGTTTTCATATTGTCAGAACCGAAACGGCGCATCAGTTCATCTTCCATTGAAAGATAGAACTGCGTCACACCAGGGTCTCCCTGACGTCCGGAACGTCCGCGGAGCTGGTTATCGATACGACGGCTCTCATGTCGCTCGGTACCGATGACCGCAAGACCGCCAAGCTCTTTTACGCCCTCGCCAAGCTTGATGTCCGTACCACGGCCCGCCATGTTTGTAGCAATTGTAACCGAGCCCTGATGACCGGCTTCAGCGATGATTTCCGCTTCACGCTCATGGTTTTTCGCGTTCAGGACATTATGCTTGATTCCTTTTTTCGATAAAAACGCAGAAATGATTTCAGACGTTTCAATCGCAACCGTACCAACAAGGACTGGTTGTCCTGCCTGATGGCGCTCTGCGATGTCATCGGCAACTGCCTTGAATTTGCCCTGCATCGATGCGTAAATCAAATCCGGACGGTCGTCACGGGCGATCGGACGGTTCGTCGGGATGACGACAACGTTCATGTTATAGATATTGCGGAATTCCTCTTCCTCTGTCTTCGCTGTACCGGTCATACCGGACAGCTTTTCATACATACGGAAGTAGTTCTGGAATGTGATCGTCGCAAGCGTCATGCTCTCATTCTGGATATCAAGGCCTTCCTTCGCCTCGATTGCCTGGTGCAAACCTTCGCTGTAGCGGCGGCCCTTCATCAGACGGCCAGTAAACTGGTCAACGATGACAATCTCGCCATCCTGGACGACGTAATCGACATCCTTGTGCATACTCGCCTGTGCTTTCATCGCCTGGTTGATATGGTGAAGCAATGTCACATGCTTAATGTCAAAAAGGTTATCGATTCCGAAAGCCTTCTCTGACTTCGTAATCCCTTCCTCTGTCAGCTGGACACCCTTCGTTTTTTCATCGTATGTGTAATCTTCTTCACGCTTCAATGTGCGAACGAATGCATTCGCCTGGATGTAAAGCGCAGCCGATTTTTGTGCAGAACCGGAAATGATCAACGGCGTACGCGCTTCATCGATCAAGATGGAGTCAACTTCATCGATGACGCAGAAGTGCAGCGGGCGCTGAACCTTCTGGTCTGAATAAAGCACCATGTTATCGCGAAGATAGTCGAAGCCAAACTCGTTGTTCGTACCATAAGTGATATCGGCACGGTAGGCTTCTTGCTTCTCTTCCTTCGTCATGCTGTTCAGGTTGAGTCCGACAGTAAGGCCAAGGAATTCATACAGCTGGCCCATTTCGACGGCGTCACGGCTTGCGAGGTATTCGTTGACCGTGATAACGTGCACCCCGCGGCCTGTGATTGCGTTCAGATAAACCGGCATTGTCGCTGTAAGGGTTTTACCTTCACCAGTCTTCATCTCAGAGATATTCCCCTCATGAAGAGCGATACCACCCATCAGTTGGACTTTATAAGGGTACAGGCCAAGAACACGCTTGGCGCCTTCACGGACAACCGCGAATGCTTCAACAAGCAGATCATCTGTAGATTCACCGTTCTGGTAGCGATTCTTGAACTCTTCCGTTTTCTCCCTCAGCTGGTCATCAGACAGCTTTTCCATATCAACTGCAAGCGCATCGATTTGATCCGCCATTTTTGTCAATTTTTTAATATCGCGTTTATTCTGGTCGAAAATTTTCGTTAAAATCCCCATACAGACGCTCCTTTTATCTATTGAATCTCGTTGAATTCGAATCGTAAAAAATAATCCCAAAGAAAAAAGATTCGCCCTGAATGCACCGAATCCCTTTTAGAAAAATTCGATTTATTGCTTCTTACTATTTTACCACTTAGGACAAGGAGTGACAACCAAAGGGGAAATGTGAAAAGTCCCCTGCCAGCTGACAGGGGCACTCAAGGATTATTGATTTTTCATATACTCCAAAACTTCCAGATCGATCTTGCCTTTCTCCTGCTCCCGTTCTTCGAAGTTTTCGGTGTGGATGTAGGCTGTAAGCGCTTTGTGGAGTTCAGCATCATCTGCAGGGTCTGACTTTAGGTAATCAAGACGCTTTAGATGGTGCACGACTGTTTCCCTGACCTCTCCCTCGACTGCTACAACGTTCTCAGGTTTTGCTTTGGCAAAATAAAGCTGCTGCAGACCATAGATGCGGATCAACTCCGTGATTGGGTCCGGATGGTCATCTACTCTAAGATCGATATAGCGGTCATTGTATCCGCCGTATCCACCCTTCTCTTTAACAACTAATAATGCCGCCGACTGCTGGCCCCTGCTGTCGCCACCAGCTTGCTGGCCGGCATTGAGCGCCTGAAGCAACCGCTGTGCAAGCGAGCCTTCTGTTGTTTCAAACGTTTCGGCCATTGCTTTTACAGTATTTTCGTCCACTAAAATATTTCCCTGTGCTGCAAAGTGCTTGCCTGTTATCCCGCCTGCCCAGTCATAACAGTATGTACCCGTAAAAGTTGCTGGATTGCCCTCGGCATCAAGCAAGCCGACCTGGCGCATTTCCTTGTCAGGGTCGTCCTTTGTAATTAATTCCATGGCCTCTTCAGCCGATTTTCCATGTGCCATCAATTCAAGCGCCTGTGGCCCATACGCCGTATTAGCGTATGACTGAGTCGCCACAGCGCCCACTCCCGCTTTCGCAAACGGAACAACAGCCCCGACGCCAAGAAATTTAGATTGTACCGCAATTCCCCATTCTTTTTCCTGGGGGTCATAACCTACAATTGAAAATGTCATATGGATCGCCTCCTGTAAAATTATTTCGGCACTCGGCATAATTTTCCCTTCAAAAGAACAAATTAAAACCCACAGCCAATTTCTGACTGTGGGTTGATTGTTAGATGATTATTGAGCTTCAATCAAACCATAACGGCCGTCGTTACGCTTGTAAACAACGTTTGTTTGATTTGTTTCTGCGTTTGTGAACACGTAGAAGCTGTGGCCAAGCATGTTCATTTGCAGGATCGCCTCTTCGCTGTCCATTGGCTTCAGATCGAAGCTCTTTGTGCGGACAACTTCAAGGTCTTCGTCTTCCTCAACCTGCTCAACATCTGTGAAAATCGGAGCGTAATCCTTCAGGCTTTCCTTTTCACGGAACTTGCGGTTGACCTTCGTTTTATGCTTGCGGATCTGGCGCTCAAGCTTATCAGTGATCAGATCGATGGCAGCATACATATCTTCATGGATTTCCTCTGCGCGAAGCACAAGATCCTTCATCGGAATCGTAATTTCAACTTTTGATTTCTTATCTTGATAAACTTTCAGGTTCACGTTCACATTGGCATTGGGTGACTCGGTGAAATACCGGTCAAGCTTCGCAATCTTCTTCTCAACATACTCTCTGATTGCTGGCGTTACCTCAATGTTTTCTCCACGAATGTTGTAGTTCATAGTGGACTCCTCCTTTGGGATATGACTATGTATTACTAATTCTATTTTACCCCAAAGAACTCCTGCAAAAACAGTCAGAAGATTTGACATTTTTATGTCTGTTTTTACTGTCGGAATAGTGGATAGTTTGTTGAGGGTTGTCCTAATATGAAAAAACCGCCCGATTAAAGGCGGTTATACTTGTAAAAATGGGTTTAATTGTTGTTCCACAATCAGCTTCCAGGAAGAGTATGCAGGATATATATCCTCTAGAATGATTTTTTGCTTTGCGTTCTGGTCAGTAAACTTCCCATCGAGCATTCGCCTTTTCAACGACAGTATAAAGCTGCACTTTTTAAAACGGCAGGTTGTTCATAAAAGTGTTCTGCCAAGACAAAATTCATATTAATGATTTGAGAAAAGGCATGGAATTTTACGTTTAAAAGCCTGTCACCTTCAGTGAACGAGAAGTTATTAAAACTCTCTACGACATCGCTTCTTCCTCAGTTTTCAATTAGGCCATGCATTGCTTAGCTACAATATATTCTCTTCACTTAACACGTTAAACCCATTAACTTATTTTCTCTTATCGTAAAACATGCCGTCTGTTGAAAGGCTTTGGTATGGGTTGACATATCTTGTGTTTGAGTTTTTCTTAATCTGCAGATCTTTGATGTCCTTTTGAACTGAAGCTTTTTCATCTTGGAGCAGCCTGGCAAGCTTAGTGTTTAATTTCACGATTTCCTTGCCAAGCTCCGTCTCTTCAGTCGTATAAGGAGGATTAATATCCTTCATAATGTACTCACGCTGATTCAAAAGATCCTCAACATGCGTGATTTTTTCATCTCGTTCCTCCTCCGACTTTTCGAGAAACTGAATAAGTTCAGTTGTTAACTTGTAAAATTGTTTTATAGAACTCACTACGCCATGCCACCTTGATTGTGCTGCTTTTGGCGATTCAACTGGATGACCTGCTTCCACGTATCGCGGAAGTCTGTGACAAGTGCTTCCACTTCCTCCAAAATCACCTTGTCATTCTTAATATTGGCATCGATTAATCGACGATTAATATAATCATACAAAGACATCATATTTTTCGATATTTCAAGTTCCATATTAAGTGTAACCATTAATTCTTGTACGATCTTCTGTGCCTTTTGAATGTTTATATTTTTCTCCTGGATATCCTTCTTCTCAATCGCATGCTTTGCCAGATTGATAAACTTGAGGCATCCGTTATATAGCATCAACGTCAACTCGCCTGGTGAAGCCGTATTGACTGAGTTTTGCTGGTAAGACTGATATGGATTAGTTAGTGCCATGGTTTACTCTCCTTTTTGTAAAAGGGCTTTTAATAGCTAAACTGTTGCATTAAATATGCTGACTGACTATTTGCTTTTTGGATTGCTTTTTCCATTGCCGTAAATTGTCTCCAGTAACGGTCTTCGACTTTAATCAGACGGTCTTCAAAGCGGTTGATCTGACTGTCAATTGATGTCAGGTTCCTTCCTAGAGTGAACTGCGCACTCGTTTTAAGTGCGTTTCCGGCACGGCCTTCAATGACGGTTATTGTATCCTTTATTGTTGACCTTAGCTTCCTCGCTAACCCATCTTCACCATCAATGGCACTGTCATGCGTAAAAAGCTTATAAATTGCATTCGGGTCATTCTTGATTGCTTCCCGTAACTTAGCTTCATCGATGACAAGTTTGCCACCTTCCCGATAGTTACTTGATGTTTTAATCCCAATTTCGGAAAGCTGGTCATAATTATCATTTATACTATCGGTACTATTCCCTACACTACTGTATAGGTCTATTCTCATTTTATTTAATGCTCCGGAAAGAATAGAATCGTTACGAAGCATGCCGCTTTTTGCTTTTTCGTCCCACATTTCCGCTTGCTTCTCAGTCATTGCTTCCCTCTCCTCGTCGGAAAGGGGCTGATACTTGCGGTATCTCTCCTCATTTATCTTAGACGAAATACCATCTATTGTTTCATTGTATTTATCTACAAAGTCTTTAACAGATTTGAATATTGCCTCTTCATCCGTTGCAGAGTTAACTGTAACCGTTGCAGTTCCTGTCGGTTGCTTTAATGTGTATTCAAACCCGTTTATGACAAAGGTATTTGTTGAACGTTGTGTACGGAGGCCATTGATTGTGAAATCGGCATTAGCACCAGCTTTCCCCCTTGACCCTGAAACTGCCAAATCACTGTCGGCATCCAATTTCAAAGTATCGGTAAAAAAGCCAGGAGACAGCTTAATTTCAGCCCCAGTGGCATCGCCAGTATTTTTTGCTGTAATTGACACTTTCCTAGTAACGGAATCATAAAACGCTACTACACCAGCGTCTGAATTATTAATTCTGTTAAGTACATCATTTAACGAATCCTTCGTCGGATCAAAGGTGATATCTACTGGTGCTGTTGGCATGCTGCCATCTTTTTGAATCGCTTCAACGGAAATAGTTGTTTGGGCAATTGGTACAGGACTAGCCAATTTTCCATTTTGAGATTCAAGAGTTGCATTCGGATCAAAATCTGCTGCGGCAATTTCAATAGAACTCTTCATATTAGCCGCTTCTGCGAGACTATGTACCTGGATGTTTGAATTTAAATTTGAAGTCGCATTAATGTTCCGGACAGAAACCGCACTCTCATTTGACGTTGTCACCGTCTTTTTTGTGAAAGTTGACTGGCGGAAGATGCCATCAAACACAAACTTATCAAGGTCAGCAAGCAATTTGTTCATTGACCTGTAATCATCACGCTGCCATTCGAACAGCTGTTTTTTTTGGTGGAGCTTGTTCAAAGGAATCCTTTCCGCTTTCATTAAATCTCCGACAAGTGAATCGATGTCCATTCCGCTTGCCAACCCGCCTATTCTTACCACTTTTCTTCACCTGCCTGCTAAATTTTTTTGTCTACAATCAAGCCTAGAAATTCAGTCATAGCCGCATAAAAATCCAACATTTTCTTTGGTGGGATTTCCCTGACAACTTCCTTTGTTTTTTCATCAATGAGAGTGACATAATATTCCTGCAGCTTCTCGTGATATTGGAATTTCAGTGCTGTATGGCTCGGGCTTAAAAATTTATTCAGTTCCTCCATCGTGCTCTGCAGCTTTTCTTTCGGAACCCTTTCAATCCCATTCTGTGCTGAAGTGGCAGCCGGGCTCTTTTCCTTTTCACCCGCCGTACCACCTTCAATGGTGTCAATTTTCGTCTTAATCGTTTCATAGATGAATGTACTTGGTGTATCTGAAGAGAGACGGTTAATCATGCTATTGCCTCCTCTAGAGCGCATATTATATTGATTATATCGGCTATGCATTGTTAACTCTTTACTCTTTTATAAAAATAAAAGCAGAAAAAGGCCCCTCTTTGAGGAGCCTTTTCTTACTTTACATTAACGATTTCTGATCCTTTCACTAAATATCCATTTTCAAGGTAAGCGCGCAATTCAAGATTTTCCTTCCCCTGTTGCCAGTCGAAATCTTCACGTTCGAATTTAAAGTGTCCTTTCTCAGCCTGCTTTTTCAGGCCGTTGTTGGACAGGACTGGAGCAACTCCATTTAAAGTAACCGTTGAAATCTTAAACGAAGATTCCCCGAATCCCTCAGGCAGAATGGCCTTAACGGTAAAAATGCCTTTGTTTCCTTTAATTACTTTCGGAAGTACTTCAAGACTGACCGGGATGTAGACGACGAATTCCTTTTCGAACGTCGTTGTCCATCCTGCATGATCCTCCACTGTTATTTCAAGTGTGTATCCACCTGGCTGGTCAAGAACAATTGAATCGCCATTATTGTACCTAACTCCATTGATTACTGCTGTTTCAACCGCTACTCCAGAGTGCTGGTCTTCAGCAGTATATGAAACCATAAATTCAGAACCAAGCTCGTATTCTTCGTTCACTTCTGCATAGACTGCTGGAGCTGTTTTATCAACCTTAACTATGATTGTTTTTTGTGATTCAATATTTCCTGCATTATCAACGCTGTAGTATGAAACTTCATTCAATCCTTCTTCAGAAACTGTAAAGCTTTTACCCTCTGTGAATTCTGAACCGTTAACTGAATAAAATGTTTTTGCAATTCCGCTGAGGTTATCCTCCGCTGCCAGAACAATCTCAGCGTTTTCCTTGTACCATTCTTCAGGGTAATTGGCGGAAGTCTCTGGAGCCTCGCGGTCAATTTTCACTGTTTTTGTTTTGGCTGCTTCGATGTTGCCGGCCGCATCCACACTGTAGTACGCAACTGTGTATATTCCATCCTTCTCAAGCAGCAACTCTGTGCCTTCAAAAAAGCGGATGCCATCCAGGGAATAGAACGTCGCTGTCACACCGCTAAGATTGTCGTTTGCAGACAATTCGACTTTAAAAGCATCCTGGTACCATTTATCTTCAATGTTCGAATCTGTTTCCGGAGGCTTAGTATCAATTTTCACTGTCTCGGCCCGGGCTTCTTCCTCATTGCCGGCATGGTCGATACTGTAATACTTGATCTCGTGAATTCCATCGCCAATAACAATGAATTCTGTGCCTTCTGCGTATTCAGAGCCATCCACTGAATAGAAGGTTTTAGCAATACCGCTCAGATTGTCTTCTGCTGTTAGTTTTACAGCAACATTTTCATTGGTCCACTCGCCTGTTAAATCTGATTCAGTTTGAGGCTTTGTCTGATCGATCTTCACTTCTACTGTTTGGACTTCTTCCTTATTTCCAACTTTATCGATTGAATAGAAGGATATTTCATGAACGCCTTCATTCTCGACCGTAAAAGAAGTACCTTCTGTATAATCATTGCCGTTCAGTGAATAGTATGTCGCTGCCACACCTGTTTCATTGTCAGTGGCGGACAAATTCACCTTTGCCGTTTTATTTGTCCAATCCGTCTTAGCATCAGATGTTGTTACCGGAGCTTCTTCATCGATGATCAGTTTGGCCAGCACGGTTTCAGAAGGATTAGATTCCCCGAAGGAGTTGCTGTATGATGTTACGTAATAAAGATGGTTTGCGTAAGTCAGATTTGAGAGTGTATAGGATAAGTTATTCACCTTTTCCGCTACGAGAACCGGTTTGCCATTAATCAGTTCATAAATGTTATAGCCGTTGGCAAATGTGACGAAATCCCACGAGATTCTGGCACTTGTTTCGCTGAGTAGCTTCAGAGTCGCTTTCGGCACTCCCATTTCAGGGTAGACAATTGTTTCAGTATATCTATTAGAAGCTGGCGACACCCCGAATCGATCGCTGTAAGCTACAACTTCAAACGAATGCTCTTCCTCTTTCAGGTTGTAAACTTTGTAAGACAAAGCAGTACCCTTATAAAGCAATTCACGGTTCTCACCATTCACTTTATAGACCTGGTAGCCATTTGCCCAGGTTACTTTTGGCCAGGATAGGGTAATATTATTGGCATTAAATACTGATCCTGTTAATACTGCAGGCTGCATTTCAGGCCATTTCAACTGTAATTCAATTTTTGCTGACTCAGGGGATTCACCAAAGCGGTCGCTAAATGAATGAACCTCATAGGAGTAGTCCCCTTCCGGCATGTTGGTGAAAGTCGAAGACGTGGATTTAACCGTCCTCACCAGCTCTTTTTTTCCATCAGTAACCTGATAAATGTTATAAGAGTTTGCATAGACAGAGGCATTCCATCTCAGGGCGATGTCATTTCCGTTAGCAATGCTGTACTTAAAATTCGCTGGTAACTGCATGATTGGAAAAACAAGCTTGAATTCTACTAAAGTTGACTCAGCTGATTCACCAAAACGATCGCTTACTGAAGTTACTTGCAGGATATAATCCCCTTCCGGCATATTCACTAACGTAGTTGATGTGCTGGTAACAGTTCTTAATAACTCTCTTTCTTCGTCCACGACTTTATAAACATTGTATGATTTTGCAAAAGAGGATGAATTCCACTTTAAAACAATGTCATTTCCATTTGCAATGCTGTATGTCAGGTTTTCCGGCTTTTGCATTTCAGGGAATACAACCGAAACATCTACTTTCCCGCCTTGGGCTGATTCTCCGAAGCGGCTGCTGACGGAACGGATGATGTATTGATGCTCACCTTCTGATGTATTTGTAAACGTCTTTTTAGGAGAAGATGTTGACGAAACGGAGCCGATCAGCAGCTCCTCATTATCTATTAACTCATAAACATTATAACTATTAGCATAAGGAACTGAGGTCCATGCAAGTGCTACATCATTTCCATTTAGGATAGATGCTGTTACATTTTCCGGCTTTTCCATTACAGGATGAACAAGCGATAGTTTAATAGCTGTCCCCTCAGGTGACTGGCTTGAAAAGTAAGAGAAGGAATGGACGACAAACTCATAATCCCCAGCCGGCTGGTTGGTCAGCGTAGCATACGTCCCTCTTACGGTTGTCTTAAGGACCTTTTCCCCATCAATAACCTGATAGACCTTATAACTGGCAGCGTACTCAACTGGCTCCCATTCAAGTTTAATATCATTGCCATTAAGGATTGAGTATTTCAGGTTTCCAGGAGCCTGCA belongs to Mesobacillus sp. AQ2 and includes:
- a CDS encoding flagellar hook-associated protein 2 translates to MVRIGGLASGMDIDSLVGDLMKAERIPLNKLHQKKQLFEWQRDDYRSMNKLLADLDKFVFDGIFRQSTFTKKTVTTSNESAVSVRNINATSNLNSNIQVHSLAEAANMKSSIEIAAADFDPNATLESQNGKLASPVPIAQTTISVEAIQKDGSMPTAPVDITFDPTKDSLNDVLNRINNSDAGVVAFYDSVTRKVSITAKNTGDATGAEIKLSPGFFTDTLKLDADSDLAVSGSRGKAGANADFTINGLRTQRSTNTFVINGFEYTLKQPTGTATVTVNSATDEEAIFKSVKDFVDKYNETIDGISSKINEERYRKYQPLSDEEREAMTEKQAEMWDEKAKSGMLRNDSILSGALNKMRIDLYSSVGNSTDSINDNYDQLSEIGIKTSSNYREGGKLVIDEAKLREAIKNDPNAIYKLFTHDSAIDGEDGLARKLRSTIKDTITVIEGRAGNALKTSAQFTLGRNLTSIDSQINRFEDRLIKVEDRYWRQFTAMEKAIQKANSQSAYLMQQFSY
- the fliS gene encoding flagellar export chaperone FliS, which produces MALTNPYQSYQQNSVNTASPGELTLMLYNGCLKFINLAKHAIEKKDIQEKNINIQKAQKIVQELMVTLNMELEISKNMMSLYDYINRRLIDANIKNDKVILEEVEALVTDFRDTWKQVIQLNRQKQHNQGGMA
- a CDS encoding flagellar protein FliT, with product MSSIKQFYKLTTELIQFLEKSEEERDEKITHVEDLLNQREYIMKDINPPYTTEETELGKEIVKLNTKLARLLQDEKASVQKDIKDLQIKKNSNTRYVNPYQSLSTDGMFYDKRK
- the flaG gene encoding flagellar protein FlaG; the encoded protein is MINRLSSDTPSTFIYETIKTKIDTIEGGTAGEKEKSPAATSAQNGIERVPKEKLQSTMEELNKFLSPSHTALKFQYHEKLQEYYVTLIDEKTKEVVREIPPKKMLDFYAAMTEFLGLIVDKKI
- the secA gene encoding preprotein translocase subunit SecA, with amino-acid sequence MGILTKIFDQNKRDIKKLTKMADQIDALAVDMEKLSDDQLREKTEEFKNRYQNGESTDDLLVEAFAVVREGAKRVLGLYPYKVQLMGGIALHEGNISEMKTGEGKTLTATMPVYLNAITGRGVHVITVNEYLASRDAVEMGQLYEFLGLTVGLNLNSMTKEEKQEAYRADITYGTNNEFGFDYLRDNMVLYSDQKVQRPLHFCVIDEVDSILIDEARTPLIISGSAQKSAALYIQANAFVRTLKREEDYTYDEKTKGVQLTEEGITKSEKAFGIDNLFDIKHVTLLHHINQAMKAQASMHKDVDYVVQDGEIVIVDQFTGRLMKGRRYSEGLHQAIEAKEGLDIQNESMTLATITFQNYFRMYEKLSGMTGTAKTEEEEFRNIYNMNVVVIPTNRPIARDDRPDLIYASMQGKFKAVADDIAERHQAGQPVLVGTVAIETSEIISAFLSKKGIKHNVLNAKNHEREAEIIAEAGHQGSVTIATNMAGRGTDIKLGEGVKELGGLAVIGTERHESRRIDNQLRGRSGRQGDPGVTQFYLSMEDELMRRFGSDNMKTMMERLGMDDTQPIQSKMVSRAVESAQKRVEGNNFDARKQLLQYDDVLRQQREIIYKQRDEVLESENLRSIVENMIRSSLERNVSAHTPAGEDMERWDLNSIIDYVNGSLLHEGDITVEDLRGKEQDEIIEAIMAKVKERYDEKEEMLTDEQMREFEKVIVLRSVDSKWMDHIDQMDQLRQGIHLRAYGQIDPLREYQHEGFAMFESMVLSIEDDVAKYIMKAEIRSNLERQEVAKGQAVNPKEDEGGKVKKKPVVKTMDVGRNDPCICGSGKKYKNCCGKAE
- a CDS encoding DUF1028 domain-containing protein, with protein sequence MTFSIVGYDPQEKEWGIAVQSKFLGVGAVVPFAKAGVGAVATQSYANTAYGPQALELMAHGKSAEEAMELITKDDPDKEMRQVGLLDAEGNPATFTGTYCYDWAGGITGKHFAAQGNILVDENTVKAMAETFETTEGSLAQRLLQALNAGQQAGGDSRGQQSAALLVVKEKGGYGGYNDRYIDLRVDDHPDPITELIRIYGLQQLYFAKAKPENVVAVEGEVRETVVHHLKRLDYLKSDPADDAELHKALTAYIHTENFEEREQEKGKIDLEVLEYMKNQ
- the raiA gene encoding ribosome-associated translation inhibitor RaiA, which translates into the protein MNYNIRGENIEVTPAIREYVEKKIAKLDRYFTESPNANVNVNLKVYQDKKSKVEITIPMKDLVLRAEEIHEDMYAAIDLITDKLERQIRKHKTKVNRKFREKESLKDYAPIFTDVEQVEEDEDLEVVRTKSFDLKPMDSEEAILQMNMLGHSFYVFTNAETNQTNVVYKRNDGRYGLIEAQ